A part of Penaeus vannamei isolate JL-2024 chromosome 1, ASM4276789v1, whole genome shotgun sequence genomic DNA contains:
- the LOC138863018 gene encoding uncharacterized protein, translating to MIQVKRPQHRRPEPDRKINWRQPPSAPSAPVSPVSPRQPRQPPSASFSPRQPPSAFVNLRQPPSASASLRQPPSAPVSLRQPLPASVSLRQPPSASVSPRQPPPASVSPRQPSSASVSSRQPPSAPASLRQPPSAPVSLSQPPSASFSSRQPRQPPSAPSAPVSRNRNVYQKTEIFGSALSSITYLSCHQENISKLLDRLNKYFASVADHTSNSSSFIESK from the exons ATGATACAAGTCAAG CGGCCACAGCACCGTCGTCCAGAGCCTGACAGGAAGATAAACTGGCGTCAGCCCCCGTCAGCCCCGTCAGCCCCCGTCAGCCCCGTCAGCCCCCGTCAGCCCCGTCAGCCCCCGTCAGCTTCCTTCAGCCCCCGTCAGCCTCCGTCAGCCTTCGTCAACCTCCGTCAGCCCCCGTCAGCCTCAGCCAGCCTCCGTCAGCCTCCTTCAGCTCCCGTCAGCCTCCGTCAGCCCCTGCCAGCCTCCGTCAGCCTCCGTCAGCCCCCGTCAGCCTCCGTCAGCCCCCGTCAGCCCCCGCCAGCCTCCGTCAGCCCCCGTCAGCCTTCGTCAGCCTCCGTCAGCTCCCGTCAGCCTCCGTCAGCCCCTGCCAGCCTCCGTCAGCCTCCGTCAGCCCCCGTCAGCCTCAGCCAGCCTCCGTCAGCCTCCTTCAGCTCCCGTCAGCCCCGTCAGCCCCCGTCAGCCCCGTCAGCCCCCGTCAGCCGCAACAGAAATGTCTATCAGAAAACCGAAATCTTTGG CTCCGCCCTCTCCTCGATAACGTATCTCTCATGCCATCAAGAGAATATCTCTAAATTACTAGACAGGCTGAACAAATACTTCGCTTCGGTGGCGGACCATACTTCCAATAG TTCTAGCTTCATCGAATCAAAATAA